One Oryza glaberrima chromosome 10, OglaRS2, whole genome shotgun sequence DNA segment encodes these proteins:
- the LOC127786448 gene encoding F-box/kelch-repeat protein SKIP30 — protein sequence MMSTLIDGLPNEVALQCLARVPFLSHPVLQMVCHSWRASVRNGELSKVRNQISATEDLLCVLAFEPENMWQLYDPLRDKWITLPVMPSQIRNIARFGVASVAGKLYVIGGGSDRVDPLTGDHDRIFASNEVWSYDPLRRLWVQRAPMLVARAMFACCALDGNIIVAGGFTNCRKSISKAEIYNPEADTWEPLPDLRQAHSSACSGLVIKGKMHVLHKGLPTVQILEDGNAWAVEDYSWLQGPMAMVRGELYVLSNSCIMKQRGVNFPDKMVSCASEFQSRIGFGMIGLGDNIYLVGGVIGPGPRNQCIKPLSDVDILNVTSERPTWLPGSPMTHCRGSISGCALLRI from the coding sequence ATGATGTCAACACTAATTGATGGTCTCCCTAATGAAGTTGCTCTTCAGTGCCTTGCACGGGTGCCATTTTTGTCCCATCCTGTTCTTCAAATGGTCTGCCATTCTTGGAGAGCATCTGTTCGAAATGGTGAGCTTTCCAAAGTTAGGAATCAGATTAGTGCGACTGAAGACCTGTTATGTGTGTTAGCATTTGAACCTGAAAACATGTGGCAGCTTTATGACCCTCTTCGAGATAAGTGGATAACCCTTCCTGTCATGCCATCTCAGATTAGGAATATTGCTCGTTTTGGAGTGGCCTCAGTTGCAGGCAAGCTCTATGTAATTGGTGGTGGCAGTGATCGAGTTGACCCACTTACTGGAGACCATGACAGGATCTTTGCAAGCAATGAGGTTTGGTCTTATGATCCTCTCCGTCGTTTATGGGTCCAGAGGGCTCCAATGCTTGTAGCTCGCGCAATGTTTGCCTGTTGTGCACTGGATGGGAACATAATTGTTGCTGGGGGCTTCACAAATTGCCGCAAATCAATATCAAAGGCTGAGATTTATAACCCTGAAGCTGACACGTGGGAGCCTCTCCCTGACCTACGTCAAGCACACAGCTCTGCATGCTCTGGACTTGTCATAAAGGGTAAGATGCATGTATTGCACAAAGGCCTACCAACAGTGCAGATTCTTGAAGATGGCAATGCTTGGGCTGTTGAGGACTACTCTTGGCTGCAAGGTCCGATGGCAATGGTTCGTGGGGAGCTTTATGTGCTGAGCAATAGTTGCATTATGAAGCAGCGTGGTGTGAATTTCCCTGATAAGATGGTGTCATGTGCATCTGAATTCCAAAGCAGGATAGGTTTTGGGATGATTGGTTTGGGAGACAACATATATCTGGTTGGTGGAGTAATTGGACCTGGGCCAAGAAATCAGTGCATCAAGCCACTATCTGATGTTGATATCTTGAATGTTACTAGTGAGAGACCAACCTGGCTACCAGGATCACCAATGACACATTGTCGAGGGAGCATTTCTGGTTGTGCTTTGCTGAGGATTTAG
- the LOC127785727 gene encoding uncharacterized protein LOC127785727, with the protein MAHWAFNGGGIFHHRRKGIFPHPLPLRPLRFPLLSPASGAHSPPAAMRSPAAAEFSDALPSPTSPAATPSHPSSGRHFYLAVDRLQFKMRTLLELLGVVADRRGALPIAVGVSSRDELDLVCADVASLPFVSLSPLYSDQAESERASVLDKFRQATIQWNHTKAASADIADSPKTESADSKLTIVVATDACLPQATLGEAPLMARVLINYELPTKKEAYFRRMSTCLAADGIVINMVVGGEVATLKALEETSGLLIAEMPIHVSEIL; encoded by the exons ATGGCCCATTGGGCTTTCAATGGTGGTGGAATATTCCACCACCGGAGGAAAGGAATATTCCcccaccctctccctctccgcccgCTTCggtttcccctcctctctccggcgagcggcgcccactcaccaccggccgccatgaggtctccggccgccgcggagTTCTCCGACGCGCTGCCATCTCCGACCTCTCCCGCCGCGACGCCATCCCACCCCAG cTCCGGCCGCCACTTCTACCTCGCCGTCGACCGCCTCCAGTTCAAGATG AGGACGCTCTTGGAGCtcctcggcgtcgtcgccgaccgccgcggcgCGCTGCCGATCGCTGTCGGCGTCTCCTCCCGCGACGAGCTCGATCTCGTCTGCGCCGACGTCGCCAGCCTCCCCTTCGTGTCATTGTCGCCGCTG TACAGCGATCAGGCTGAATCAGAGCGAGCATCTGTTCTTGACAAGTTCCGGCAAGCAACAATCCAATGGAATCATacaaaagctgcttctgctgaTATTGCGGATAGTCCCAAGACTGAAAGTGCAGATTCAAAACTAACCATCGTAGTAGCAACAGATGCCTGCTTGCCCCAGGCAACGCTAGGAGAGGCTCCCCTTATGGCTCGCGTGCTAATAAACTATGAGCTTCCCACGAAGAAG GAAGCTTACTTCAGACGTATGTCAACATGCTTGGCAGCAG ATGGAATCGTGATTAACATGGTTGTTGGTGGCGAGGTAGCCACTCTCAAGGCTCTAGAAGAAACCAGTGGTCTGCTTATTGCGGAAATGCCAATACAT GTTTCAGAGATATTATGA